From one Humulus lupulus chromosome 8, drHumLupu1.1, whole genome shotgun sequence genomic stretch:
- the LOC133796336 gene encoding protein ANTI-SILENCING 1, whose product MDDEFKFKWGTKKGNGVGNKGLQFYNSFTCGGIEYSLYDCVCFYSVGNPETYIGKLVKLFETPSHERKVKVVWFFRPTEIRNYLGKVKPQPHWNELFLASGHGKGLSNFNNAEAVVGKCNVICTSDDKRNPQASEEELRKAHYIFYRTFDVDRTEISEKFPDEIGGTKVEFFFNRRKYQLSQNEPLKIKTRHHHQSFTESSSSELTKGVDIPSKNPSSARRNGSLVKEPEKVAGRATVVEHGCGSSSSDSPKLKCVAVEGGSEPGIQIKDKSRVRTLEMISPENTSHSQPYKKRIIALYEKGPGKNSGENATKTSVKAVPQLAYGKSVSTNNHIVEVTRQPDDDRRSWFKQLPWEDKLQKAQEAGTLVLLENLDPSFSSVEVEDLMWHSFNESVEARMIQFGAFSNSPYAKAFVIFKSKLAAQSAICKLISSHLILTDGRPVIGRPRNLRVSDHEASFAGHLVLDRVKVQRQREEHRNAVAVSTAHCSQTNTFEFNLAMQWRELQEKADLWWKALYERQSKEVNELKSRLKLEQ is encoded by the exons ATGGATGatgaatttaaatttaagtggGGTACCAAGAAGGGAAATGGTGTAGGAAATAAAGGCTTACAATTCTATAACTCTTTTACTTGTGGGGGCATTGAATACTCTCTTTATGACTGTGTGTGCTTCTACTCCGTTGGTAATCCTGAGACTTATATTGGCAAGCTTGTGAAATTATTTGAGACCCCTTCTCATGAAAGGAAAGTAAAGGTAGTGTGGTTTTTTCGTCCTACTGAAATACGCAACTATCTTGGTAAAGTTAAACCACAACCACATTGGAATGAGCTGTTTTTGGCATCCGGTCATGGAAAAGGTCTTTCCAATTTCAATAATGCG GAAGCAGTAGTTGGAAAATGCAATGTTATATGCACCTCAGATGACAAGAGAAATCCTCAGGCTTCTGAAGAGGAGTTGAGAAAGGCACACTACATTTTCTACCGCACTTTCGATGTAGATAGAACTGAAATATCAGAAAAGTTTCCTGATGAAATTGGTGGAACTAAAG TGGAGTTCTTCTTTAACAGGAGAAAATATCAGTTGAGTCAGAATGAGCCATTGAAGATAAAGACAAGACATCATCATCAATCATTCACCGAGTCTTCCTCATCAGAATTGACCAAAGGGGTTGACATACCAAGTAAAAATCCCTCGTCTGCTAGGAGAAATGGATCTTTGGTAAAAG AACCTGAGAAAGTTGCAGGCAGAGCTACTGTAGTTGAGCATGGTTGCGGTTCATCTTCAAGTGACTCTCCCAAATTGAAATGTGTTGCTGTTGAAGGTGGGAGTGAGCCTGGCATACAAATCAAAGATAAATCTAGAGTTAGAACTTTGGAAATGATTTCACCAGAGAACACATCACATTCCCAGCCTTACAAGAAAAGGATAATTGCTCTGTATGAAAAGGGTCCTGGTAAGAATTCTGGAGAAAATGCAACTAAAACGTCTGTGAAAGCAGTTCCTCAACTTGCATATGGCAAGAGTGTCAGTACTAACAACCATATTGTGGAAGTAACTAGACAGCCTGACGAT GATAGAAGGAGTTGGTTTAAACAACTA CCTTGGGAAGATAAATTGCAGAAAGCTCAAGAAGCAGGGACCCTggtcttattagaaaatttggatcCATCCTTTTCATCAGTTGAGGTTGAG GATCTAATGTGGCATTCATTTAATGAAAGCGTTGAAGCAAGAATGATACAGTTTGGTGCATTTTCAAACTCACCATATG CCAAGGCTTTTGTTATATTCAAGTCAAAACTTGCAGCTCAGTCTGCCATATGTAAGTTGATCAGTAGTCACCTGATTTTGACTGATGGAAG ACCTGTTATTGGTCGCCCAAGAAATCTAAGAGTATCTGACCACGAGGCTAGTTTTGCTGGCCATCTAGTTCTTGACAGAGTTAAGGTTCAAAGGCAGCGTGAGGAACAT AGAAATGCTGTTGCAGTATCGACAGCACACTGTTCACAGACCAATACATTTGAATTCAATTTGGCTATGCAGTGGCGTGAACTGCAGGAAAAGGCAGATTTATGGTGGAAAGCTTTATATGAG AGACAAAGTAAGGAGGTAAATGAGCTGAAGAGTCGGCTCAAACTCGAACAGTAA